In Dermochelys coriacea isolate rDerCor1 chromosome 4, rDerCor1.pri.v4, whole genome shotgun sequence, the sequence NNNNNNNNNNNNNNNNNNNNNNNNNNNNNNNNNNNNNNNNNNNNNNNNNNNNNNNNNNNNNNNNNNNNNNNNNNNNNNNNNNNNNNNNNNNNNNNNNNNNNNNNNNNNNNNNNNNNNNNNNNNNNNNNNNNNNNNNNNNNNNNNNNNNNNNNNNNNNNNNNNNNNNNNNNNNNNNNNNNNNNNNNNNNNNNNNNNNNNNNNNNNNNNNNNNNNNNNNNNNNNNNNNNNNNNNNNNNNNNNNNNNNNNNNNNNNNNNNNNNNNNNNNNNNNNNNNNNNNNNNNNNNNNNNNNNNNNNNNNNNNNNNNNNNNNNNNNNNNNNNNNNNNNNNNNNNNNNNNNNNNNNNNNNNNNNNNNNNNNNNNNNNNNNNNNNNNNNNNNNNNNNNNNNNNNNNNNNNNNNNNNNNNNNNNNNNNNNNNNNNNNNNNNNNNNNNNNNNNNNNNNNNNNNNNNNNNNNNNNNNNNNNNNNNNNNNNNNNNNNNNNNNNNNNNNNNNNNNNNNNNNNNNNNNNNNNNNNNNNNNNNNNNNNNNNNNNNNNNNNNNNNNNNNNNNNNNNNNNNNNNNNNNNNNNNNNNNNNNNNNNNNNNNNNNNNNNNNNNNNNNNNNNNNNNNNNNNNNNNNNNNNNNNNNNNNNNNNNNNNNNNNNNNNNNNNNNNNNNNNNNNNNNNNNNNNNNNNNNNNNNNNNNNNNNNNNNNNNNNNNNNNNNNNNNNNNNNNNNNNNNNNNNNNNNNNNNNNNNNNNNNNNNNNNNNNNNNNNNNNNNNNNNNNNNNNNNNNNNNNNNNNNNNNNNNNNNNNNNNNNNNNNNNNNNNNNNNNNNNNNNNNNNNNNNNNNNNNNNNNNNNNNNNNNNNNNNNNNNNNNNNNNNNNNNNNNNNNNNNNNNNNNNNNNNNNNNNNNNNNNNNNNNNNNNNNNNNNNNNNNNNNNNNNNNNNNNNNNNNNNNNNNNNNNNNNNNNNNNNNNNNNNNNNNNNNNNNNNNNNNNNNNNNNNNNNNNNNNNNNNNNNNNNNNNNNNNNNNNNNNNNNNNNNNNNNNNNNNNNNNNNNNNNNNNNNNNNNNNNNNNNNNNNNNNNNNNNNNNNNNNNNNNNNNNNNNNNNNNNNNNNNNNNNNNNNNNNNNNNNNNNNNNNNNNNNNNNNNNNNNNNNNNNNNNNNNNNNNNNNNNNNNNNNNNNNNNNNNNNNNNNNNNNNNNNNNNNNNNNNNNNNNNNNNNNNNNNNNNNNNNNNNNNNNNNNNNNNNNNNNNNNNNNNNNNNNNNNNNNNNNNNNNNNNNNNNNNNNNNNNNNNNNNNNNNNNNNNNNNNNNNNNNNNNNNNNNNNNNNNNNNNNNNNNNNNNNNNNNNNNNNNNNNNNNNNNNNNNNNNNNNNNNNNNNNNNNNNNNNNNNNNNNNNNNNNNNNNNNNNNNNNNNNNNNNNNNNNNNNNNNNNNNNNNNNNNNNNNNNNNNNNNNNNNNNNNNNNNNNNNNNNNNNNNNNNNNNNNNNNNNNNNNNNNNNNNNNNNNNNNNNNNNNNNNNNNNNNNNNNNNNNNNNNNNNNNNNNNNNNNNNNNNNNNNNNNNNNNNNNNNNNNNNNNNNNNNNNNNNNNNNNNNNNNNNNNNNNNNNNNNNNNNNNNNNNNNNNNNNNNNNNNNNNNNNNNNNNNNNNNNNNNNNNNNNNNNNNNNNNNNNNNNNNNNNNNNNNNNNNNNNNNNNNNNNNNNNNNNNNNNNNNNNNNNNNNNNNNNNNNNNNNNNNNNNNNNNNNNNNNNNNNNNNNNNNNNNNNNNNNNNNNNNNNNNNNNNNNNNNNNNNNNNNNNNNNNNNNNNNNNNNNNNNNNNNNNNNNNNNNNNNNNNNNNNNNNNNNNNNNNNNNNNNNNNNNNNNNNNNNNNNNNNNNNNNNNNNNNNNNNNNNNNNNNNNNNNNNNNNNNNNNNNNNNNNNNNNNNNNNNNNNNNNNNNNNNNNNNNNNNNNNNNNNNNNNNNNNNNNNNNNNNNNNNNNNNNNNNNNNNNNNNNNNNNNNNNNNNNNNNNNNNNNNNNNNNNNNNNNNNNNNNNNNNNNNNNNNNNNNNNNNNNNNNNNNNNNNNNNNNNNNNNNNNNNNNNNNNNNNNNNNNNNNNNNNNNNNNNNNNNNNNNNNNNNNNNNNNNNNNNNNNNNNNNNNNNNNNNNNNNNNNNNNNNNNNNNNNNNNNNNNNNNNNNNNNNNNNNNNNNNNNNNNNNNNNNNNNNNNNNNNNNNNNNNNNNNNNNNNNNNNNNNNNNNNNNNNNNNNNNNNNNNNNNNNNNNNNNNNNNNNNNNNNNNNNNNNNNNNNNNNNNNNNNNNNNNNNNNNNNNNNNNNNNNNNNNNNNNNNNNNNNNNNNNNNNNNNNNNNNNNNNNNNNNNNNNNNNNNNNNNNNNNNNNNNNNNNNNNNNNNNNNNNNNNNNNNNNNNNNNNNNNNNNNNNNNNNNNNNNNNNNNNNNNNNNNNNNNNNNNNNNNNNNNNNNNNNNNNNNNNNNNNNNNNNNNNNNNNNNNNNNNNNNNNNNNNNNNNNNNNNNNNNNNNNNNNNNNNNNNNNNNNNNNNNNNNNNNNNNNNNNNNNNNNNNNNNNNNNNNNNNNNNNNNNNNNNNNNNNNNNNNNNNNNNNNNNNNNNNNNNNNNNNNNNNNNNNNNNNNNNNNNNNNNNNNNNNNNNNNNNNNNNNNNNNNNNNNNNNNNNNNNNNNNNNNNNNNNNNNNNNNNNNNNNNNNNNNNNNNNNNNNNNNNNNNNNNNNNNNNNNNNNNNNNNNNNNNNNNNNNNNNNNNNNNNNNNNNNNNNNNNNNNNNNNNNNNNNNNNNNNNNNNNNNNNNNNNNNNNNNNNNNNNNNNNNNNNNNNNNNNNNNNNNNNNNNNNNNNNNNNNNNNNNNNNNNNNNNNNNNNNNNNNNNNNNNNNNNNNNNNNNNNNNNNNNNNNNNNNNNNNNNNNNNNNNNNNNNNNNNNNNNNNNNNNNNNNNNNNNNNNNNNNNNNNNNNNNNNNNNNNNNNNNNNNNNNNNNNNNNNNNNNNNNNNNNNNNNNNNNNNNNNNNNNNNNNNNNNNNNNNNNNNNNNNNNNNNNNNNNNNNNNNNNNNNNNNNNNNNNNNNNNNNNNNNNNNNNNNNNNNNNNNNNNNNNNNNNNNNNNNNNNNNNNNNNNNNNNNNNNNNNNNNNNNNNNNNNNNNNNNNNNNNNNNNNNNNNNNNNNNNNNNNNNNNNNNNNNNNNNNNNNNNNNNNNNNNNNNNNNNNNNNNNNNNNNNNNNNNNNNNNNNNNNNNNNNNNNNNNNNNNNNNNNNNNNNNNNNNNNNNNNNNNNNNNNNNNNNNNNNNNNNNAATGTATTGGTTAAATTAAGGTAAGGATAATCCTTAGTTTAGCTCAAAGTTTGTCAGTAAATCCTGATTACCTCAAGAGAATTCAGTGGGCCTAATTCCTGTTTTGTGCAAatctggagcaactccactgaactaACTAATTTTGAGATCAATGGAGTTACCCCTGATATTTGTCagtaaaatagaaatattttctgacatgcatttttaatgtaaattaattcAGAGAAATGCATAATTTCAATAAATGCCTGATTATATTATAGATTATAGAATACAAGTACAGGTAGAAAATGTCACGATAGGCCCaaatgctgaagtcaatgagaatttcaGTCAATTAAGGTCCATAGCATTTGACCTATATTTCTAACCATTTAATTCAAGATCAGACCACGTAAAACATGAATGTATCACAAGTTTACAGGGCAATGTAATATTATACCAAGGCCCTTTTGTGATTAAATGAAAATTTGCATATTGATCGACAGAGCTAATCTTTACACAGCATGCATGGGGAAGATATTTTATGTTACTTTCCTAGTATTTTTTTCATTGCACTGTGATCTTCATTAAGTTTTATTGTtgattttgcagattttttttaaacttacatttTTATGGTCTTTGCAGGAAATATGGGGAGAGagaagattttgaaaaaatagtCACTGATCATGCAAATGCAGCAGGTAATATGATACCATTAAATAATATTAAGTAATCGCTAATCTTGGTTGTACACACCTGGGATTGAATTGGGGACTAAATGCTAAAAGAACTAAAAGCGTGAGTTGTACAACTTGAGATAAAGAACCAAAGTGCTTTATGtagggctgtaacagactcatatcAGAGTGGGATATGTTACACATACTCACCAGTGGATTACAGATATGGCTGGTCAAACATTTTcaattgaaattgaaattgaaatccAGATTTGTTTGAACCTGTACTACCCTCTAAATAACTAGCAGCCTACTGCAGTCCGGGGAGAACAGATCAAGTTTGATCTAAAACATGGAactcataagaatggctatactgggtcaaactaatggtccatctagcccagtatccaggcTTTcgacagaggccagtgccagatgcttcagagggagtgaacagaaaagGGTAATttaatcaagtgatctatcccctgtcaccaGTCCCCACTTCTAGCCGTCACAGAGCATTGGGTTGCTTCTCTGgtcatcttgactaatagccattgatggaccaatccaccatgaacttatctaattctttttttagttATACTTTTAGTTataccagttatacttttggccttcacaacattctttggcaatgagttccacagattgactatgggttgtgtgaagaagtacttctgtATATTTgccagcctattaatttcatcggtgacccctggttcttgtgttatgttaaggggtaaataacactcccatattcactttctccacaccattcatgattttatagacctctatcatatcccctttagtcatctcttttctaacctGAACAGTCCCTGTCTTGTTTTTAGCTGTGCTGTATATAGGACTAGCTTATTGACCTAGAGGTAAGTGCTGTGCCAAAATATGCTTTAATTCCTGAAGCCAAGAGTGGCTCTTTCTGCATCTCTGGAGGGAAGGTGGAGTCTTGTGTCCTTCAGTAGCAAGACCTACTAACTGGTTAGGAATGACACTGGCAAAGTTTTGAGGAGCCCAATTCAGCACTACTGGGCAGAAGATGTTTAGCTGAGACAAAACTTGTATTTGATAAGGGAGATTATATAAGGAGAAAACAAGAGGTTAAGATGCAAGCTCTACCCAGACTGTGTTTCCCAGTCACTGGATATTATGACTTAACTAAGTTAATTCTAAACCAGAGTCTCTTTTGATGCCTGTGCTGGGATGGGGAAGTATAGTGCTAGAAGGGTATGAGTTagtgctggggccgggggggggatgGATTGAAACTCAAAGTGATTGACTGAAATGTGGATCTACATTTGTAGGTGTTCCAGTTGAAACTGTAAAGGAATCTCTTGGTGAAGAGCTATTCAAAATATGTTATGAAGAGGATGAACACATCTTAGGAGTTGTTGGAGGAACCCTTAAGGACTTCTTGAACAGTTTCAATACCCTTCTGAAGCAGAGTGGCCATTGCCAAGAAGCAGACGAAAAGAGCAAACTTGAGGAAGCCTCCATATTATGCCTGGAAAAAGATCAAGACTTCTTAAACGTGTACTGTTTCTTTCCTAAGAAAATAACTAGTCTCATTCTGCCTGGCATTATTAAGGCAGCAGCTCATATTTTGTATGAAACCGAAGTGGAAGTGATGCTTATGCCCCCCTGCTTTCGTAATGATTGCACGGAGTTTATTAACCAGCCATATTTGTTGTACTCTGTACTAGTCAAAAGCACAAGACCTTCCTTATCTCCATGTAAACCACAATCCTCTCTTGTGATTTCCGCCTCTCTGTTCTGTAAGACTTTCCCATTTCATTTCATGTTTGACAAGGATATGGCTGTTCTGCAAGTTGGCAATGGGATAAGGAGACTTTTGAACAGGAGAGAATTTCTAGCAAATCCTAACTTCGAGGAGTACTTTGAAATTCTTACCCCTAGAATAAACTGCACATTTAGTGGGATCATGACAATGCTCAATATGCAGTTTACTGTACGAGTGAAGAGATGGGACAATGCTGTTAAGAAGTCATCAAGGGTAAGAACTGATGCATAAGCATTATTTCTGTGAAgcatttatttgcttttcttttctttattggaGGCAGGGTTATAAATCAATAACCACTATAAAGAAGGTACAGTCTATAATCTTAGATTTTCTGCCTCCCAATAGCTAATACAACAAAATAATGATTATAATAATATTTTCTAAACTTGAGTATCTCCAGGAAACAGGAGACTATACTGTCATCTCTAGTCAGATGCAGAATGTTGTGTAACAAAAtgtaggccaaatcctgaagcttTTACTCACTCAAAACTCTTTGACTTCCCTCGGAATTTAATCTGAATAAGGACCTCAAGATTTGGCCctatatttgtttatattaagaAAATGTAACAGGTGGTTGTTGAGATGAAAAGTAAAGCCAAGGAAGCACTGTTCCTTTGGAGACAGTTACATTTGCTAAGGGACAGAGCATCTGCagaacagaggcagagaaagtGGCATTGAAAGCTTTACCACAGTGCCCTGCTAGTCTGCCTTATCCCTGATCTGGAGAGGGTGAGAGGATAGTTCATTCTCCAGGTTCATTCAGCCTTTGATACCTTTGCTGACAGTGTCCTCATGTATGCCAATTAgtgatatatttatttatttagtgctgTGGACACTGCGTCACTGGCAAACAGGCTAAGACACTGTTGCTCTGACAGCAGCTTTTGATCATCATTGACCTGTGCGCAGTTCGAACTTATGACTTATATGAGATGGGCTCCAAACCCCCATTAATGAGTAGCTGAGCCATTCAGCCCCACCATCTGAAGAACCCTATGTATTAAAGGTTTTAATCAACTTTTACCTTAAAGTGGGGGGAAATGACAATGCTGCTTTAGTGAGTTTATCTAAGGTTTGTTTCTTTTACTGGTAGCTCAAATACAGTAATAGGCAGTATCTTAAAAACTCTAAGAGATGACAGATTTCAAAAGTATATGTATTTGTTTGTGCCTGCAAACGATACATTTGCCTTTGCAGGTACATACACGTGCAAATGTCCATTTGCAAACAACATAGGGTGTTTGCTCTTTGAAAGTTTGGCCCATAAAAGCAATGTTAATGAAAGCTATGCAATACCTTCACATACTATATGATTAGGTGtgaaagagaacaaaagaaaatagttaatgcaaaacattttgctttcttttgtgtAGTTAAAACATGATGCTCATGTTACTTAtgcctatttatttttaaattgtgttagTTTGTAAAGTTCTTCTATTGAAGTAGAAGCGGattccttcccccacttccttcaGACACACAGACAAACATAAACAAGTCGGTGCATGAAACAGATAATGTAGTTAACTCAGATCTATAGATTTCTGATCAACAAATGCACACCAAAAATGCACAAAATTATGCTCTTGGCTATTGGTTTCTCCCCAATATACACTGACACTTATTGTTGCCATATCAGACATAGGCATTTTATCAGTAAGTACTGCTTTACCTTGGCATCTAGGAGTCCAACAGTAGTTCTGATAATTGCCTGGGTCCACTGGATGGCTTTAAGGGAACTTTAGCACAGCACCATATGtttccttttaattatttttaaaaaatacaaggcCATAGGACCAAACCGTTCCTTGTGTGATACAGCCTGTCTGCCCTGATTCTTCAGAAGCCCTTCCTGAATTATTGCCATAGCTGTGGATGACTCTTCTTTCTTTTATTGTCTCAGGTAATGGATCTTAAAGGCCAAATGATCTATATTTTTGAATCCGGTGCCACCTTGTTCTTGGGATCTCCCTGTGTGGACAGATTAGAAGATTTTACGGGACGTGGATTATACCTTTCTGATATTCCAATTCATAATGCGCTGAGGGATGTTGTTTTGATAGGAGAACAAGCCAGAGCTCAAGATGGACTAAAGAAGAGATTAGGAAAGCTTAAAGCTACTCTTGAGAAGGCCCATCAAGCtctggaagaggagaagaagaagacagTAGATCTTTTGTGCTCAATTTTTCCTGGTGAGGTTGCTCAGCAGCTGTGGCAGGGACAAGTTGTGCAAGCCAAGAAATTTAATAATGTCACAATGCTTTTCTCTGACATTGTAGGATTCACTGCCATCTGTGCCCAGTGCTCACCTATGCAGGTTATCACCATGCTTAATGAGCTCTATACTCGCTTTGATTACCAGTGCGGAGAGCTAGATGTCTACAAGGTAGAGAATTTATTGCATTTCTATGGCAATCTTGGGGgtcagaggaggagggggggaaaggaaggcaaGGGAGACTAAGCTGGTATAGAGAATAATAggatttgaaaaattattttgacacTGACCTTAACTATAATAGTTTGACAGGTCACAAAATGAAACAGAGATTGTCTACAAAGTCAGCTGATTGTGCAACCATGTGGGAAATTTGCTGAAAGTTAGAGGCCTTAGGTTAAAATTCTGCTCCCAGATACACTCTCAGGTGAATCGGGGGTAAGCATTTGATCAAAGTAGGTGCCAGAGACCCACAGCAGGGGGTAAATATTTTAGCATAATAAAGCAATTGCCATCACCAATGCAAGGCAGTCTTTGCAATTGCTCTTTGCAGGACTTGATCCAATTATCTTTTAGGACTCAGTCTTTCCTCAGATAAAACTCCAATTGAATCCAGTGGCAGTTTTGTCTTAGTAAGAACTGCAGGGTGTGGCTTATTGAGAGCATTTAAAACTATGCCATATGTTTTCTTCATCTCAGACTGCATAGACAGTAAGAGACAAATGTATATGTTTAGGTGGAGACCATTGGAGATGCTTATTGCGTGGCTGGAGGTTTACACAAAGAAAGCGAGACACACGCTGTTCAAATAGCATTGATGGCACTGAAGATGATGGAGCTGTCAGATGAGGTGATGTCTCCCCATGGAGAGCCTATCAAGGTCAGGCAAATATATTAGAAACATATTCATGTATAGATTTTTTTGCTGGGGTggaaatgtttattattttgtcaGCAATGAAATGTCACCTACGTAACGTTTAATAACTTGGAACAAACAGGGAGAGTGTGGGAATGGTCTGACAAGAGGACCAGAGTTTTAATTCTCTTAGGGATTAGGGTTCTGTAAGGAAGGAAAGATTAAACTAAAAGTCTAAAATCCATTAGGAGGGCTGAAATTCTCTGAAATCATTCGCAGAACATTACTGTTGTTCAGTGTTTCATAGCAATAAAGTTGCCATGAATGTGCAATATTCTGTTATGATACTTTAATTAGGAGACTaagcctgtctctctcaaatgaagtcagtgagatAATTACATTTGGAAGGGTCTGTTTTGAGGCAGTGGGTGAATATGAATCACCAAAAGGACAACAATAATCCTTATTGCAAGAGTGTCTAAAACATGACAGTTTTTTCCATCCCAGTTTTGTGTTAAACCATTAACGTTAACTTGGGCAAAACTTCAGTCAGCTACGGTGGGGTTACAACACAGTAAGGCCCCAATTTaacaaagcatgtgcttaattttaggcatgGGTTTacatctcattaaaaaaatggaacTAGTATGAACAAATTTACTCCTGTGCAtgtctacattaaaagaatggtCAACTAAACATTTGATCAGTTTCACCAGGAGTACTAAATATGGCTCTAATCCAAAATACATACGTCAAGGGAAGTCTTTCTGTTGAATTCAATGAGATTTGGATTGGATCCTGTTTTTATTAAGTCTAGAGGCCTCTGGGCCccagtcattattattattatttagtacaTTTCCTTGCatctttattcatttgtttttaaatccagttcCTCTTTTATGGGTTAAAATAATTCTTGTGACTCAGATAGAAGTCCAAGAAAAGTTATTTTGAGATGGCTATGTATTCCACACTTTATCAGCAAGAATGCCACCCTACTGTTATAAACATGTCCCATTATTTATTATAAGtcacaacaaattaaaaaaataaaatgtaattagaAAGATGCTGGAAACATTTTAACAATATTTAATGAAGAACTTCACAATTTCTATCACAAATGCTGATGTCATAGTTTTGAAAGACAGATACTATTAAACTTATAAAATTCATTTAAGAGTTGCAGAAAATAATGTGTATTGCATAAGAAGTTACAAGCATCAAATGGaagctttttataaataaaagtgaaGCTTCCTCCATTTCTGATCTCTTAATAGAATTATTAGCTGTTTTGTGCACTGTGTCTCAGCTTtgt encodes:
- the GUCY1A1 gene encoding guanylate cyclase soluble subunit alpha-1 isoform X1; this translates as MLMPPCFRNDCTEFINQPYLLYSVLVKSTRPSLSPCKPQSSLVISASLFCKTFPFHFMFDKDMAVLQVGNGIRRLLNRREFLANPNFEEYFEILTPRINCTFSGIMTMLNMQFTVRVKRWDNAVKKSSRVMDLKGQMIYIFESGATLFLGSPCVDRLEDFTGRGLYLSDIPIHNALRDVVLIGEQARAQDGLKKRLGKLKATLEKAHQALEEEKKKTVDLLCSIFPGEVAQQLWQGQVVQAKKFNNVTMLFSDIVGFTAICAQCSPMQVITMLNELYTRFDYQCGELDVYKVETIGDAYCVAGGLHKESETHAVQIALMALKMMELSDEVMSPHGEPIKMRIGLHSGSVFAGVVGVKMPRYCLFGNNVTLANKFESCSIPRKINVSPTTYRLLKEYPDFVFTPRSREELPPNFPSDIPGICYFLDAYLQGTNSKPWFQKREFEDGNANFLGKATGVN
- the GUCY1A1 gene encoding guanylate cyclase soluble subunit alpha-1 isoform X2 — encoded protein: MLMPPCFRNDCTEFINQPYLLYSVLVKSTRPSLSPCKPQSSLVISASLFCKTFPFHFMFDKDMAVLQVGNGIRRLLNRREFLANPNFEEYFEILTPRINCTFSGIMTMLNMQFTVRVKRWDNAVKKSSRVMDLKGQMIYIFESGATLFLGSPCVDRLEDFTGRGLYLSDIPIHNALRDVVLIGEQARAQDGLKKRLGKLKATLEKAHQALEEEKKKTVDLLCSIFPGFTAICAQCSPMQVITMLNELYTRFDYQCGELDVYKVETIGDAYCVAGGLHKESETHAVQIALMALKMMELSDEVMSPHGEPIKMRIGLHSGSVFAGVVGVKMPRYCLFGNNVTLANKFESCSIPRKINVSPTTYRLLKEYPDFVFTPRSREELPPNFPSDIPGICYFLDAYLQGTNSKPWFQKREFEDGNANFLGKATGVN